In Miscanthus floridulus cultivar M001 chromosome 8, ASM1932011v1, whole genome shotgun sequence, the sequence GTTGCGCTACTTGCTGGTGGTGCCCAATCAATGAAACGCGTACAGGCCCATAACTCACGCCGCCCAGCACCTAGTGACAGTCACGGCATCTCCGAGTGGCGAGTGCACGGCAAAGTGAGGGCTCTTTTGAAGCGAGGGCAGCAAAATCCGGGGATGGAAAACCCACCACTAAGAAATATAATGACAATTAGAATGATATCTTCATGGATTATCTATCCAGAAAAAAGTCGGGAATGCCGCCGGAGTTTCCAAATTAGGCGAGTAGTGGCCGGCGGCGCGGCGCCAAACCGCAAAATGCCCATGCGGCAAGGCAGTTTTGTTTCTTATGAATTTCCATCCCGCCCGGCGCCCGCCCGGAGAGAGAGACATACAACGCTTACGATTGCCGCATCTCACAGCCACTTGCCCGGCCACGAAGCTTCAATGCCAAACTAACCACATtttcaaaaagaaagaaagaaaagctaCACTAACCGCAGCGGCAAAGACGCACACATGACACATAAatatatatgcatatacataCACAATATCCGTCAAAACCAGAGCCACCCTGCGGGTGTATGATATTTGCGGCGCGTTTGTTACCTACTCCTACTATATACTAATCCCTCCATCAACGCTCCTAATGATGGCCGTTCTCGTATGATTAGCGCCACCAAATCATCACCGCTAATGGCGTCGCGTCGCTCGCTGCAAATTGCAATTGCTTGTTGTTGTTTAGCCGCGTGCCAATGATGAGGGATGGGCTGCTGCGCTAGCTTGATTTGACGGGAGGGCGAGCGAGAGAGCGCGGCGACGTGTAAAGAGGAGCCGTGCCTCGTTTAAGAAGAAGGTGCGCTCGCCATTATGCACCATTTTCACTTGATTGTATCAGTCATGCTTATCagttatgatataatatttttctctcataacataaTAACATCAGTCCACGGAAACGATCCAGCGAACGGGTGAAGAAAGGGACGATGCACTTGAGAGCTCCCGCCCCGACGGATGGCCCTGGCCTGGCCCCTACCGTCCACTCACAAAGATTCCCAATCCCAAAGCCATGGAGACTCGTTGCATGCGGTGCCGGGGTCACTTTGCTCCGCAGCCCGGCACGCTAGCCCCTAGCCATTGCTTGCGTGATGCTTTGCATTGCCTGCCTTTCCTTGCTGTTTGGGGCCtagcaaaaaaagaaaaaaagggcaAAATTTGTAAAAGCAGATCGATTTCTCTTCACGAAATTCGCGAGTCCCGATCGTTCCATGGAGGCTCGTCCGAACCACTTCTTTTGTTCTTTAGCGCCATGCTCTTTCTCATCCATCACGGAGAGAGAAGCGCGCAAGAACTGGCGTCTGGGCTGAGCCTTTCCTCGATTGGCGGAGGAACGCACCTAAGCTTCTGGGCCTACGTTAGAAATTTGTTAGACAATTCTGGGCCTGATCTCATCCAGTCTAAGCATGAGGTACATCTGGAATTTTGGGTAGGCCTGTATCCGCTAAAAAGAACAAAAATGGGCTTGTCTATTTACTGGGGCTATGAGCCTTTTTATTTCGAATGTTCCGAAAGAAGGCCTCTAGGCTTGCTTGTTGTCATTTGTATGTTCGATTATTTCCCTAAAAAAAAATTGTATGTTCGATTAttatcaaaaagaaaaaaaattccatTCTATACCTCTCAGGCTTGGATATTCGGGTTCCCCTAAAAAAAAGTCTTGGATATTCGGGTTATCTGAAAAATAAGGGTTTTGAGAATTTTGAGTTACCAGAAATGCTACTCAAACTCACCCGAAAGATGCTACTGATTCAATTCAAGTATCAAGTTTTGTGCCCACTCGGTACCTCttataagaaaaaagaaaaacaaatctcCTGATCCAAGGATGTGCTGTGCCAATTCCGAATACTAGATTACTCCATCGGTTCACATAAGAATGCAATTGTAGTATCCGTGCTggtcaattgagctcaaatttaccaaatttatagtaaatagtattatcaTTTGTCTCTAaatagatttattataaaaatatattctataactaatctaatggtacttattttgtataaaaaatatttatattttttatgtaaatttagtcaaagttcagaCCATTTGACTCCTCAAAATCCGAGAATTGTGTTCTTTTGTAGATGGAGGTAGTATATGTCTCCACCCAATTTATTTGAATAAACCTAGCATTTTCGCCATCCTTGTATCATCCATGTGCTTGATAATTCTTCAACTAGGATGAAAATCAAGGACGGTGTTGTCAATGATAAAGCAGTAATGTTGCCCTGCGGGCATCCGTCCGCTCAGACGTCGCCTCCAAAAAAATCTCCCACTCTGCCTCGCAATCTCCGCTCCTTGTCCGGTGCCGCCAATGGCGACCACCTCTGCTTCCTCTATCCCGGGGCCCTCGCCCACCTCCGCGAGGCTAGGCTCCGCCGCTGGAGTCACGCCTCCCGCCACCCCTGCCCTCATTGCCGATGTCGACATCGGCGTCCTCCTCATTACATCCTCCTGCAACTAGAGATAGCGAGGGCGTCGAAGTTGGGCCGTACTTCATGCCCGCCTCAAGGCTCCTTGTGCCCTGGCTCGGTGCCCCTAGCAAAAGAAGCTCACAGCAGCCAAGTCCGAAGTGTTGTTCGCTCCGCCGCCTCTCAGCCCCGATTTGCCCATCAAAGCGATTATCGAGTTCCTTAGCGCTCCTGACATGGTGATCGCCGCGCACTAGAATGTCGCTCcagacatgttgcaagagtatgtgtcggtgtttcgaacaaacaccggctagtaaatttataattgttgcgcgttaggttcggatggtgtactaaaggacacaaggtttatattggttcgggcagaacgtccctacgtctagtctgctgctgctcgtgttattagtaccaaaaaaggttcgtagtagaggatacaaacgatcgagagaggaacgggccccaagtctttgatggaaaggttaaaaggacgccaagagctcggttgctgcttggctgtgtctTGTGTGTCAAAAAACAATcggccccttagtggggtgccctaccctcccttttatagtctaagggggagcagggattacagatgggggaaaaaagaaaaaaccaaaggtagagaaggtcctttgaggaagccaggtcttcctttttccctgtgtctgccctgctaacatggcaggccgtgtcagggatggcatgttcgctgatccttatagggccgtGCCCTGGCCTCCTTCAACAAGTGGGTGCGTCTCATCCCACACCAGCGGACGGTGTGGCGTGCCAGAGAGCCAAGCTGTGACCcttcggggagtagacggggaagtgaccatgtGTCTGTCACTGTGGATGATATGAGTTCTATcttggatcgtagtggttgtcgtatgcttgtgttagtatctacgttcgagggctgatggcggcgcctacaacactatgagacaaaagtcggcgcctacaacactgttcgggctctgtcaggATGGAAAGGGCCTAAGCGtctgtcccatcgtatcctaacAGTACCTTCCTgtaggcatgcagggcatggccctcggtattgtggttgactcaaatgtcctgtcgtaccctatgctcgtctttatgaaggagcagggtgtggtcgttgggcgaggcgaagcttgcccttagccatcgggtgaggcggagcctgccctcggacatcgggcaaggcagagctaaccctcagccgtcgggcgaggcagagtctgccctcagatgtcgagcgaggtggagctagcccttagccattggagaggcggagtctaccctcagacgtagggcgaggcggagctagcccttggggtcgggcgaggtggaaccagtcTTTCGTCGTTCGGGTAAGAAGTGTAGtagtgttcttgtctgaccggaagcgtttaacatttgatggttattaattccacctcattgggtaccctgatattaggtccccgacagtagcctccgagccctcgggtgattcggataggatCGCCCGAGGGGtattttgacttgccagagggtgcgtgcgagcgcacccgacgggtgtagcccccgagcccccgggtaaTTCGGGCAGAATTGCTCGGGGGTGTTTTGATTCGCTAGAgagtgcgcgcgagtgcacccatcgagtgtagcccccgagcccctaggtgattcggatagaatcgcctagggggtaaTTTTGGATCCTTtgcgggtatggctgtgagatttggttttttCAACTAGATAGTTTGAAGGGAAACACTGGTATCCTATTCGTGGGGATTCATCCAGGGTTTGCCTGGTTGAGACTTGATTACGCATCGAGGCTCCCTTGAGGCTTGTGTGCCTGAGTCCTAGTTGCTCGTGGGACCATCCCTCGTTGAGACGACCATCGAGACTGTTGGGCTAGCCCTTGGACTCCTAGGCCTAGGCGGGCCAGAGAAGAAGCTTTTTGACCtgtatcccctctgtgggaaaagagtcctggtctgcttGGGAAGGTAAAACGCCTAgcgtgattttggtgggaaaggatagggatcgtggcGCATATCCCGTGACATGACATGGTGGTGTATCGTGGTAGGCTCGGAGACCGAGGCAGACGGTTGCTCTTCTTGCATatgttgcccctataaaaccacagggttcgcccctagggttccatacttcgcctcctcgccttcgcaactacaacctccgccgccaatcgcctgagcctctcGCGCCCGCATCGCTGCCGCCATCAAGCTTGCATCTACCCCCTTCCCCATCattcaatggagccgtggtgcagatccaacatcacccctcagtgcctagagggcctcgttcaccgtggcctcctttgcccattGACCACTGTCGAGGAGTGGCGGTTGCCCGGTTATGAGGACGAGCCGTCGCTGCCCGAAGGAtatgtcgtgtcctttgctcacttccacgagcggggattcaccgTACCTGCTAATAAGTTCCTTcaggggctgttggattactaccaggtggagttgcagcatcttactcccaatggggtccagcacattgcggcgcTTGTTGCCCTATGGGAGGGGTTTCTAGGGATTAGTCTCCACTTCAATCTGTGGCGGTATCTCTTTGCTGTCAACCTATCAAAGAAGCAGGTTGGGAAGCAAGAGCTtagcatgccgatgggatgtgctagCATTCATCTATGCAACAACCGGGTGAACGACTACCCATCGATgcatctatcgacctccaacaaggggtggcattcgcattggttttatgtcaaggacgatgttgccgcccccttgccggtgttctacgggcgcatcatcaaagaggtcccggggtcatggaagtggggtgtcccggacaaagacaagaagagaaTCAAGGATCATCTcaccgccctccaaattctaaaggagaggggtgtgaagggatcggggatcatcgACGCCTACCATAGGTGGAGGGTGACGCCGTTGATGAGCCGCGCGCTCCCCTATACCTGATGGGGCTTGGAGCATCGCTTGAAGGGACGACGCTTGTCAATGAAGCGTCCCCCTCCGAAGTGGcgcagtgcatcaaggaggcgatggagccttcgaaggacagcGCGCAACGTTGTCCTTGATTTCGTGTATCCATTGcaggggcatcccccaatgcggccggaaccaGGGTTCATCGATTTTGTAAGTTCCCTTTTCCCGTGCCTCCTCTTCACTTGAATTTCTAACCCCTTGAAGCTCACCTCAAGGTAGCgggaccagccaaagagactcGTTCTCTGGGATAGCCCGGCTCCACTACCAAAGGACTGGATCCTGGCGACAGCGAATCGCACCATGATCGAGTGGGATAGGAGGAagagggagctcaagaagaagaagatgctatggaaacAGCAAGCATGggatcaaggagaggagacaggcagtgacgacgatgatgatgaggattttgatgaggtagttgccgatatggattgggatgtcctggaggGTGAGGAGTCACTGACGGGCACCCAATTGTCCAcgcagggacccttcctgttccacatGGGGGAAAGTGAGTCCGTGAGACTGGTAGTGACGGGCCAAATCATTGGCCCATCCTCGGGACCGGTGGATCCACCACCACACCCAGGGTGCCGGTGGAGGATCGGTCGATGGGGGGAGGCGGATCTACCGCTATGCCCGAGGTACCGATAGAGAGGGATGGCTCCGCTGCCACACCCTTAGAGATAAGGGAGGTGAGACCCTCTGCCcgggagcagggggtaggcttgaAGCGGTCTCGCCCGAACGAGTCAGAGCAGGaacctaggggttcatccccaaaatgttCCTACCGCCCAACAGCGCTAGAGTAAGTCACCGATTTCTCTGTTTTTCGtgcttttctatttttttgtttgGCCTTATGCCTTTTACCTCTTGTAGACTCTTACAACGGGGCTGTTCCTTAGCattggcacccaagaagagtgttGCTCTTTAGGTGGTATGGGTGCCATCGCCTGACGTCACTcctgttttgggcaggagcggAACCGATGTTGCGGCCTTGTCAGCCGGTCAGGTCACCGAGCAGACGACGGTGGAGGTGACACCGCCACCAAAGTTGGAGCAGATGGGGCTACCGCCCATGCTTGTGGCGCCCTCTATGGTGGGCATGGCGCCACAAGTCAAGGCTCCGGTGTCACAAGCAGAGGTGGCCGCAACTGTGCCAAGCTAGGAGCAACCGGACATAGCcacggtggtgtccgagggggcGGCGTAATCCGCGCCTCTGGCAGCCCTGGCGACGAAGCCTAAGGCAGGCCGAACGGAGGGGGACATAGCCGAAGGGTCCTCGGGCACCGTGGTAGTGGTGGAGAGGACCCATGGGAGGTCTCCCTCGGCcttggtgacaagcaagtgggtgtagcccccgggcacctttgtgagaggtccaaccagatcgagcccctagaccatgaaagaCCATGCAATggtgatcatctggagtgcctaggctaGGAGGTGTGTCTGCTGAGCATAGTACTGCCACCCTTCGTAGGTGTGTATGATCTGCATGGTGTTAGCTACTAcaatgggccagtagaagccctgtcaaaatacattcccaaccaaggttctaggcgcggcgtggtgaccgtagaccccaccatggatatcgctcagcagaagcctcccctattcgatggggatacagagctataggatcctggtgtgactttgtttgtagagttcgccctctacaagaatgaaggacttggtacgatgtgcgagccatcgagctttCGTCTTGTCCGTTGACAGCGTGTCAccaaggaggtagtcgaggtagagtgttctccaatcgtccagagggttgggctctatcgctggatcctctttaagctccatgacctcagggccgAAGGGAGCCGTTGTTTGGTCAGCCCCCGGGGCTATATCAGATGGGCCATTGTCGGCTTGTTCTGACCCTTCGTAGCATACCGAGGGCTTATGTTGGTCGTTGgcaaagacacccattggcaGCGGCTCTCGACCGGACACCGCTTTTGTAAGTGTGTCAGCCGCCtcgttgaggcaccttgggatgtgattgagtttgaggccatcgaatttgtcctccagtcaTTGGACCTCTTAGCAGTACGCAACCATCTTGACATCGTGGTGGCTCGACtcccttcatgacttggttgatgaccagctaggagtcgccccggatgatgaggcgtcggatgcccaactcaatggcgattcataagccgttgatgagcgcttcatactcagccacattatttgataaggaaaaatggagccgaaccatgtacctcatgcggaccctgaggggtgatacgaagaccagtcCCACATCGGTGCCCTTTTTTATCAGCggtccgtcgaagtacatcatccattactcttgatcgacgaccaccAGTGGTGTCTAGACCTCAatccattccgcgatgaagtcagccaacacctaggacttgatcgccgttcgggaggcatatgtgatgccttgatccatcaactcgagtgcccactttgcggttcttccatTTGTGTCCTGGCTCTAGActacctcaccgagggggaacgatgtcacaacTGTCACGGTGTGTGATTCAAactagtggcgtagcttccttttggtgatgaggatggcgtacaggagtttctggatttgggagtagcaggttttggagtcgaatagtacctcgctgataaagtacacagggcgctgcaccttcagggcgtgcccctcttcctcccgctctactactagggcggcactgaccacttgcgtggtggccgctatatatagcaggagggattctccgttgctcggaggaactaggatcgaggccttgtcagaagcagtttgaccatgtcaagcgcctcctgggcctcggacgtCTACTTgaagtggtcggctttcttcaagagtcaaaaaagggggagacctcattcgccgaggcgtgagatgaattagctgagggcggcgaggcaccatGTGATTcgctaaaccccctttatgttttaaatcgggcccatccttgtgatggctgaaatcttctccaagttggcttcaatgccacgctcggagaggataaagccgagcagcatgcccctcgggaccccaaaaacacattttttgggattgagtttgataccATCCGctcggagtttcacaaaggtttgctcaagattggCAACAAGATGGTCAGCCCACTTGGACTTAACCATGATGTCATCAATGTATGCCTCAATGGTCCGCTctcgaagcatttgagcatatagcgctggtacgtagccccagcgttcttcagaccgaacggcattgagacatagcagaacaatccaaagggggtgatgaaagatgtcgtgagctggtcggactctttcatcatgatttaatggtagccggagtacgcatcaaggaagcagagggtttcgtaccccaaggtagagtcgactatttggtctatgtgcggcaaaggaaatggatcctttgggcatgctttgttgaggcccgtatagtcaacacacatcctccattttccgctcttctttcgtacaagaacgggattagctaaccactctaggtggtgtacttctctgatgaatccagcgGCCGACAGTTTTCCTATCTCTTcatcgatggccctacgcttttcctcatcgaagcgacgcaagcgttgcttcactggcttggagcctgaatggattttcaaggtatgctcggcgacctccctcggaatgtctggcatatccgagggcttccacacaaagatgtctttgctgccgcagagaaagtcgacgagcgtgctttcctattcggaggaaagcgtggtacgaatgcataccgttttaccctcggagctgctaggatctatgaggacccccttggagccctctgccgattcaaATGACTCGGTCGATTTCTTcgtgtcgggtgcttcttcgacaacctcctccttgagggtggcAAGTTCCTCGAAGGCGACAATTGCTGTGGCGTGGCcgcaacactcgacctcgcactcataggcccgCTAGagggaggtgccgacggtgatgaccccatgggggcccgacatcttcagcttgaggtatgtgtagttggggacggtcaTGAACTTCGTGTtgcatggtcgtcctaggatggcgtggaaggttccaaagaacccaaccacctcgaaggtgaggatctcAGTCTTATAATTGAATTGATCCCTAAAGGTAACAGGTAGATTGATatgcccgagtggcatggcctgctttctaggcatgatgccatggaaaggtgctcgggttgggtgGAGGCGCATCTGATCGACGCCCATCATgttgagcgtcttggcgtacatgatgttgcggtcgctacctccatccatcagtactttggtgagtcactttgggcAAACAATCCGGTCGATcacaagcggatatctccccAGGTGTAGGATGGTATCCGGATGGtcagtccgatcgaaggttatggtcaattccgaccaccggaggaaggaaggtgtggccggttgggccatgtagactttgtggcgtgcgaccttctaatgatgtttggagtcgtaggctgctgagcctccgaagatcataaggcagccattcGGCGTTGaaaagccatcatccttctcctcggcattgTCCGCagtgggggtaggttccttcccctgctcccctttgttggagcttccgAACAAGAACTTTCGCATGAGGttgcagtccttgagcagatgctttacgAGAAAGGTGTGGTTCGGGCATGACCCCTTGAGTAATTTTTCGAAGTGGTTtgaagtgccctccatgggcttctgaccacccttaCGATCAGCAGTG encodes:
- the LOC136470571 gene encoding uncharacterized protein; the protein is MDGGSDRNIMYAKTLNMMGVDQMRLHPTRAPFHGIMPRKQAMPLGHINLPVTFRDQFNYKTEILTFEVVGFFGTFHAILGRPCNTKFMTVPNYTYLKLKMSGPHGVITVGTSL